A window of the Nitrospiraceae bacterium genome harbors these coding sequences:
- a CDS encoding DUF3047 domain-containing protein, whose translation MPGNTKNMMRTLLWLIGSAGLILTVEAEWRGIVSAQNQTLVLEDFQAKEADGFPLNWDHESQRSQTKGRDAYKVQTENGVNFLTARDAGQRIKKKKIDWDPKAYPNLTWRWRLHKAPDGAEPVAAIYASLDTDLMFIPVFTKYIWSATKPEGTLTEGGMFSGSEIVVQSGTKELGQWFEERVNVYEDFKRIHQHEPAAKAWGISIIAGPGVEIDFGPMVASAGR comes from the coding sequence ATGCCGGGAAATACGAAGAACATGATGCGAACGCTTCTTTGGCTCATCGGCTCTGCCGGGCTGATTCTGACCGTTGAGGCAGAATGGAGGGGGATTGTTTCGGCGCAAAATCAGACGTTGGTGCTGGAGGACTTTCAGGCGAAAGAGGCCGACGGTTTTCCTTTAAATTGGGATCATGAAAGCCAACGCAGTCAAACAAAGGGCCGGGATGCGTACAAAGTGCAAACAGAAAATGGCGTGAATTTTCTCACGGCCAGAGACGCAGGCCAGCGCATAAAGAAAAAGAAAATCGATTGGGATCCGAAGGCCTATCCTAACCTGACCTGGCGGTGGCGGCTGCATAAGGCTCCGGATGGAGCAGAACCGGTAGCCGCGATTTATGCTTCCTTGGATACGGATCTCATGTTTATTCCGGTGTTCACGAAGTACATCTGGAGTGCGACGAAACCAGAGGGCACGTTGACAGAGGGAGGGATGTTCAGCGGGTCTGAAATCGTGGTACAGAGCGGAACTAAAGAGCTTGGGCAGTGGTTCGAGGAGCGTGTCAACGTGTACGAAGATTTCAAACGTATTCATCAACATGAACCGGCGGCGAAGGCCTGGGGGATTTCGATCATTGCCGGGCCGGGCGTGGAAATTGATTTCGGCCCCATGGTTGCGAGCGCAGGGAGATAG
- a CDS encoding SUMF1/EgtB/PvdO family nonheme iron enzyme — MEKKGVLIGSIIFVFGSFILMIGMMLWESNKAYKMKELAQSVKTESRSASSKAPAQDYSIYKTKIGDEGREMIQIPEGPFMMGGKDGDPDEAPEHQVYLKAFFLDKKEVTQEEYARFAKMTKRPMPKIEVFEDDQSKLLKPEFPAMSVSWDEALAYCKWAGKRLPTEAEWEKAGRGEGKRKYPWGDSFVTGNANVDGSEDGYKYLAPPGSFESGRSPYGIYDMTGNVAEWVADSYDEHYYKTSPYRDPKGPDNADLKVVRGGSWRETEHNARLSKRFAAKHWRTDITIGIRCAGDADAGGTPFPS; from the coding sequence ATGGAAAAGAAGGGCGTTCTGATTGGGTCGATCATCTTTGTATTCGGCTCCTTCATACTGATGATCGGCATGATGCTGTGGGAGTCGAACAAGGCCTATAAAATGAAGGAGTTGGCGCAGTCCGTTAAGACTGAAAGCCGTTCGGCTTCCAGCAAGGCGCCAGCGCAAGACTACTCGATTTACAAAACCAAAATAGGCGATGAAGGGCGCGAGATGATCCAGATCCCGGAGGGACCCTTCATGATGGGCGGTAAAGACGGCGATCCGGATGAGGCTCCGGAGCATCAGGTTTATCTCAAGGCGTTCTTTCTCGACAAGAAAGAGGTGACGCAGGAAGAGTACGCACGATTTGCCAAAATGACAAAGCGACCGATGCCAAAAATCGAAGTGTTTGAGGACGATCAATCCAAGCTTCTCAAACCGGAATTCCCCGCGATGAGCGTATCCTGGGACGAGGCCCTGGCCTATTGCAAATGGGCCGGTAAGCGGCTGCCGACGGAGGCGGAATGGGAGAAGGCTGGTCGCGGCGAGGGCAAACGGAAATATCCCTGGGGCGACAGCTTCGTCACCGGCAATGCGAATGTCGACGGAAGCGAAGACGGTTATAAATACTTGGCTCCGCCCGGTTCATTTGAGTCGGGCCGCAGTCCCTATGGGATCTACGACATGACGGGGAATGTCGCCGAGTGGGTTGCCGATTCCTATGACGAACATTATTACAAGACTTCTCCGTATCGTGATCCCAAGGGACCTGACAACGCCGACCTGAAAGTCGTCCGTGGGGGCTCATGGCGGGAAACGGAGCATAACGCCCGACTGTCCAAACGGTTTGCGGCGAAACACTGGCGGACGGATATTACCATCGGCATCCGTTGTGCCGGTGATGCAGATGCCGGAGGCACCCCTTTTCCTTCATAA